The following nucleotide sequence is from Oceaniferula flava.
AAGCAGCTAGCCACCTAGAACAAACTTAAAAACCACACCCCTCCGAGATGATGACCATATCTAGAATAAATTTCCGCACACAACTTGATAAATTCAAGAAGATGGTTAGCAGTATCGACGGTCGCCCATTTCAATCTTTCAGCAAAGGCTACGCCTTTGAAAGGGAAGGTTATAAGGACGAGCTTTATGCCATTGCCCGACGTAGGCTGGCTCCGGGTGATTGGAATGTAGACCTAATAGGTACTGGAACCATTCTCGACAGACTCATTCATGCCATTGAGATATCCGCCAGCGATGAGAACGCTGGGAACAATCTTCTGAAGTGGCAGCAGTATGGAGCCCACAATATTCTCAAAGACATCAAAGCTGATCACCGCTGCAGTGAGCTGGAGGCACTGCTCTTTGATTTTTACACCGATCAAATTGATGGTCAGGATGTCCTCGAACCTTTGACCAAGCTCATCGCACGTAAATACCCGCTTGTAGCCTATATCTTCTTTATCAAAGACTGCGACCGCTACCTGCCTATCGCCCCGGAGGGCTTCGATCGAGCGTTTAAACGGCTGGGCAGTTCACTCAAGACCAACAGGCGCTGCAACTGGGAAAACTACGCCGCATACCTAGATCTGATTGGTCACATACGCGACCTACTGCGCGATGAAGGGTTCTCCAACACGCGGCTATTAGATGCTCACTCTTTCTGCTGGATGCTTACAGAAGTGTCCGAAGACAGCCCAGAAGAGGCCCTCATAGAAGCCACTAAGGCCGCCAACTTCATCGAAGCCCGTGATCTAACCAAATCGCTCCGACTTCCGGCTAGGACAAACGCAACCGATGCCCAACTGAACGCCGCTCGATCAATCGACTATATCAAACGCGCTGAAAACCAAGCTGCCATTGGTACACTCAGTGAGGAAATTGCACTCAAAGCCGAAATCCAACGCCTCCTCGATGCAGGGCAGACAGAGCTTGCTGAGCAAGTCGAACCCGTTTCGGCGAATCACACACTCGGATACGATATTCATTCCTACGAAGTCACAGGAGAGCCACGTCTGATCGAAGTCAAAACTATCTCTAAGAGCGAAGGTCAAAGCGAGTTCTACACCTCTTGGAGGCAGCAAGAGGTAGCCTCAATATCCGATAA
It contains:
- a CDS encoding DUF3883 domain-containing protein, which encodes MMTISRINFRTQLDKFKKMVSSIDGRPFQSFSKGYAFEREGYKDELYAIARRRLAPGDWNVDLIGTGTILDRLIHAIEISASDENAGNNLLKWQQYGAHNILKDIKADHRCSELEALLFDFYTDQIDGQDVLEPLTKLIARKYPLVAYIFFIKDCDRYLPIAPEGFDRAFKRLGSSLKTNRRCNWENYAAYLDLIGHIRDLLRDEGFSNTRLLDAHSFCWMLTEVSEDSPEEALIEATKAANFIEARDLTKSLRLPARTNATDAQLNAARSIDYIKRAENQAAIGTLSEEIALKAEIQRLLDAGQTELAEQVEPVSANHTLGYDIHSYEVTGEPRLIEVKTISKSEGQSEFYTSWRQQEVASISDNYFYYLVHNPRSSKPTIEVIRAEDIRAELKSPIVYKITLPAR